One segment of Carya illinoinensis cultivar Pawnee chromosome 13, C.illinoinensisPawnee_v1, whole genome shotgun sequence DNA contains the following:
- the LOC122291432 gene encoding linoleate 13S-lipoxygenase 2-1, chloroplastic-like, protein MLKPQPSLQSQFSSCSTLTPSFLMHKPFVIGNGNSIASLPIFSMQYSFHKKNKNFRIVTVPGNNVKAVATESSTEKATSVKTIVTVKLTAEGDTDWRDKTLLLELVSAQLDPKTESEKETIKGYANWTSQDEGEVKYESDFEVPADFGEVGAIFVENQHRKEMYLKDIIINGFPNGPVNLTCNSWVHSKYDYPDQKRVFFTNKSYLPSDTPEGLRRLREEELVTLRGNGEGERKTQDRVYDYDVYNDIGDPDSSDDLKRPVLGGKEHPYPRRCRTGRPHSDNDPLSEKISSTGTIYVPRDESFSEVRQLTFSKKTISSALPGFLSNLGNLVSDRDPEFTHFTAIDSLFVSSATPNDALSNIKYLSRKLFNGGENLPTPEIAETKGWKSWIKSAVSRIGRVISETQDDLLWFATPETMDRDKFFWLRDEEFGRQTLAGLNPYSIRLVTEWPLKSKLDPEIYGPQESAITTEMIERKIEGVYSVKEAINQKKLYILDYHDLFLPYVSKVRELKGTTLYGSRTLFFLTPEGTLRPLAIELTRPKMEEKPQWREVFTPSWDATGIWMWRLAKAHVLAHDSGYHQLVSHWLRTHCCTEPYIIATNRQLSVMHPIYRLLDPHFLCTMQINALARSALINADGIIESSFSPGKYSIELSSVAYDQQWQFNLEALPADLINRGLAVEDPTAQHGLKLTIEDYPFANDGLLLWDIIEEWVRDYVNYYYPNPRAIESDQELQEWWTEIRIVGHGDKKDESWWPVLKTPKDLIQIITTIVWVTSGHHAAVNFGQYTYAGYFPNRPTIARTNMPSEEPSDEFFTNFLRKPEGALLQCFPSKTQATKVMVVLNVLSCHFPDEKYLGEAIEPAWAENPHINAAFERFKGRLKNLEGIIDKRNADRDLKNRSGAGIVPYELLKPFSEEGVTGKGVPYSISI, encoded by the exons ATGTTGAAACCACAGCCAAGTCTTCAGTCGCAGTTCTCCTCCTGCTCCACCCTAACCCCCAGCTTCCTCATGCACAAGCCATTCGTCATTGGAAATGGCAATAGCATTGCTTCCCTTCCAATATTTTCGATGCAGTACTCATTccacaagaaaaacaaaaattttcgaATCGTCACCGTGCCTGGCAATAATGTTAAAGCCGTAGCAACGGAGTCCTCTACCGAGAAGGCAACCTCTGTTAAAACGATTGTAACTGTGAAACTTACTGCTGAGGGTGATACAGACTGGCGTGATAAAACACTCCTCTTGGAGCTTGTTAGCGCCCAGCTTGATCCTA AGACGGAATCAGAGAAGGAGACAATCAAAGGGTACGCAAACTGGACGAGCCAAGATGAAGGGGAGGTGAAATATGAGTCAGATTTTGAAGTTCCGGCAGATTTCGGAGAGGTTGGGGCCATTTTTGTGGAGAATCAGCACCGCAAGGAGATGTATCTCAAGGATATCATCATTAATGGCTTCCCTAATGGCCCCGTCAATTTGACATGTAATTCATGGGTTCACTCAAAGTATGACTATCCTGATCAGAAGAGAGTCTTCTTCACAAACAAG TCATACTTGCCATCAGATACACCAGAAGGGTTGAGGAGGCTAAGAGAAGAAGAACTTGTCACTTTGAGAGGAAATGGGGAAGGAGAACGAAAGACCCAAGATAGAGTTTACGATTACGATGTCTATAACGATATTGGAGATCCTGATAGTAGTGATGATCTTAAAAGACCGGTACTTGGCGGAAAGGAACATCCATATCCTAGGCGTTGCAGAACTGGACGCCCTCACAGTGACAATG ATCCATTATCGGAAAAAATAAGTAGCACCGGTACCATCTATGTTCCAAGGGATGAAAGCTTCTCAGAAGTAAGGCAGCTAACATTCTCCAAAAAGACAATATCCTCTGCCTTGCCTGGATTTCTATCAAACCTAGGGAACTTAGTCAGTGACCGTGATCCAGAGTTCACTCACTTCACGGCCATAGATTCACTTTTCGTAAGCTCGGCTACTCCAAATGATGCACTAAGCAACATCAAGTATCTGTCGCGTAAACTTTTCAACGGAGGGGAAAACTTGCCTACACCAGAAATCGCAGAAACCAAGGGATGGAAAAGCTGGATAAAGAGCGCCGTGTCCCGGATTGGCAGGGTTATTAGTGAAACCCAAGATGATTTGTTGTGGTTTGCGACCCCAGAAACAATGGATA GAGACAAGTTCTTTTGGCTTAGGGATGAGGAATTTGGCAGGCAGACTCTTGCAGGTCTCAACCCGTATAGCATACGTTTGGTCACG GAATGGCCCTTGAAGAGTAAGCTTGACCCAGAGATCTATGGCCCTCAAGAATCAGCAATCACTACAGAAATGATTGAACGAAAAATTGAAGGCGTTTATTCTGTCAAGGAG GCCATAAATCAGAAGAAGTTGTACATTCTAGACTACCATGATCTATTTTTACCCTATGTGAGCAAAGTAAGAGAACTTAAAGGCACAACTTTGTATGGATCACGAACGCTCTTCTTTCTTACCCCTGAGGGCACGTTAAGGCCATTGGCCATTGAGCTAACTCGgccaaaaatggaagaaaagccACAATGGAGAGAAGTTTTCACACCCAGTTGGGATGCTACAGGTATCTGGATGTGGAGACTTGCCAAAGCTCATGTCCTAGCCCATGACTCCGGTTATCACCAACTTGTTAGTCATTG GCTAAGGACTCATTGTTGCACAGAACCTTACATAATTGCAACAAATAGACAACTTAGTGTGATGCACCCAATCTATAGACTATTGGACCCTCATTTTCTGTGCACTATGCAAATTAATGCTCTTGCTCGATCAGCACTCATCAATGCAGACGGGATTATTGAGAGCTCATTCTCACCTGGAAAGTATTCAATAGAGCTTAGCTCTGTCGCTTATGACCAGCAATGGCAGTTCAACCTCGAGGCACTACCAGCTGATTTAATTAATAG GGGACTTGCTGTTGAGGATCCAACTGCTCAACATGGCCTAAAGCTGACAATTGAGGACTACCCCTTTGCTAATGATGGCCTTCTCCTTTGGGACATTATCGAAGAGTGGGTTAGGGATTATGTCAATTACTATTACCCTAACCCAAGAGCCATAGAGTCTGATCAAGAGCTACAAGAATGGTGGACAGAAATCCGAATAGTTGGCCATGGTGACAAAAAGGACGAGTCATGGTGGCCAGTCCTCAAAACCCCAAAAGACCTCATACAAATCATCACTACAATCGTATGGGTGACTTCTGGTCACCATGCAGCTGTTAACTTTGGACAATACACCTATGCTGGTTATTTTCCTAATCGGCCTACCATTGCTAGAACCAATATGCCCTCTGAAGAACCTTCTGATGAATTTTTTACCAATTTCTTGAGAAAGCCTGAAGGTGCACTCTTACAATGCTTCCCTTCAAAAACTCAAGCAACAAAAGTCATGGTTGTTTTGAATGTACTATCATGTCATTTTCCTGATGAAAAGTATCTAGGGGAGGCAATAGAGCCGGCATGGGCTGAGAATCCACATATAAATGCTGCCTTTGAGAGGTTTAAAGGGAGGTTGAAGAACCTTGAAGGGATTATTGATAAGAGGAATGCCGATAGGGACTTGAAGAACAGAAGCGGGGCTGGGATTGTGCCATATGAGCTTTTGAAACCCTTTTCTGAAGAGGGAGTGACTGGTAAGGGAGTTCCCTATAGCATCTCCATTTAA